The Methylomagnum ishizawai genome has a window encoding:
- a CDS encoding ATP-dependent DNA helicase, giving the protein MQQVKALAATQHPFLASIGTGIEPPRQEPTTDGLTPQQAHAYAGMLEFCRGQTDAALMVLEGFAGVGKSHVVGKLVADLQAERVIGVAAPTNKAVKVLAANLRKFGVVRFGNKRPRGSRFDRDEWDGQGGKVCVGTLHSFLGLQMQERDDGTQQITQKRDSTIHDLDVLVVDEASMVGTEMFKLLLRVRRDCLILFVGDPAQLPPVEKAGVGMSPVFSHVERKARLTEVVRQAQGNPMIGLSMVIRKFIEAEQRMTMADIMAAIPVDAKAIGAFSMRPEEIAEWAVSEIREGRDCRVLAFRNAAVEFFNRAVHEALYGPVPDGRTPFDVGEPVIVHSACDADKVREHMVRVIDGVEVSTPVTDPTQLHTSQELVIKRIERDVRHRYYPDVPERPSLRADLLYLDDGDDNGIMVHVAHDPDLVGRLVSELFTQANDLKRRANDEMNPKLKEGLLTDSKSASGRAWALKNAFAPIRHAYAITVHKSQGSTFDTALVDYRDLNRMVEAYQFNRALYVACTRASQFLAICA; this is encoded by the coding sequence ATGCAACAAGTGAAAGCCCTCGCGGCGACCCAGCACCCATTCCTCGCCAGCATCGGCACCGGCATCGAACCCCCGCGCCAGGAACCCACCACGGACGGCCTGACGCCCCAGCAGGCGCACGCCTACGCCGGGATGCTGGAGTTCTGCCGGGGCCAGACGGACGCGGCCCTGATGGTGCTGGAAGGCTTCGCCGGGGTGGGCAAGAGCCACGTCGTCGGCAAGCTGGTGGCCGACCTGCAAGCGGAGCGCGTGATCGGCGTCGCGGCCCCCACCAACAAGGCGGTGAAGGTGCTGGCGGCCAACCTCCGCAAGTTCGGCGTGGTCCGGTTCGGCAACAAGCGGCCGCGTGGTTCGCGGTTCGACCGGGACGAATGGGACGGCCAGGGCGGCAAGGTGTGCGTCGGCACCCTCCACAGCTTCCTGGGGCTGCAAATGCAGGAGCGGGACGACGGCACCCAGCAAATCACCCAGAAGCGCGACAGCACCATCCACGACCTGGATGTGCTGGTGGTGGACGAGGCCTCGATGGTCGGCACCGAGATGTTCAAGCTGCTGCTGCGCGTCCGCCGCGACTGCCTGATCCTGTTCGTCGGCGACCCGGCCCAGTTGCCGCCCGTCGAGAAGGCCGGCGTGGGCATGTCCCCGGTGTTCTCCCACGTCGAGCGCAAAGCCCGGCTGACCGAGGTGGTGCGGCAGGCCCAGGGCAATCCCATGATCGGGCTGTCGATGGTGATCCGCAAATTCATCGAGGCCGAGCAGCGGATGACGATGGCCGACATCATGGCCGCCATCCCGGTGGACGCCAAGGCCATCGGGGCGTTCTCCATGCGGCCCGAGGAAATCGCCGAGTGGGCGGTCTCGGAAATCCGGGAGGGCCGGGATTGCCGGGTGCTGGCGTTCCGCAACGCCGCCGTCGAGTTCTTCAACCGGGCCGTCCACGAGGCCCTGTACGGCCCGGTGCCGGACGGACGCACCCCGTTCGACGTGGGGGAGCCCGTCATCGTCCACAGCGCCTGCGACGCCGACAAGGTGCGCGAGCACATGGTGCGCGTGATCGACGGCGTGGAGGTGTCCACGCCGGTCACGGACCCCACCCAGCTCCACACCAGCCAGGAACTCGTCATCAAGCGCATCGAACGCGACGTCAGGCACCGCTACTACCCGGACGTGCCCGAGCGCCCGAGCCTCCGCGCCGACCTCCTGTACCTGGACGACGGCGACGACAACGGGATCATGGTCCACGTGGCCCACGACCCCGACCTGGTGGGGCGCTTGGTGTCCGAACTGTTCACGCAGGCGAACGACCTCAAGCGCCGGGCCAACGACGAAATGAACCCGAAGCTGAAGGAAGGCCTGCTGACGGATTCCAAGAGCGCGTCGGGCCGGGCCTGGGCCCTGAAGAACGCCTTCGCCCCCATCCGCCACGCCTACGCCATCACCGTCCACAAGAGCCAGGGCAGCACGTTCGACACCGCCTTGGTGGACTACCGCGACCTGAACCGGATGGTGGAGGCGTACCAGTTCAACCGGGCGCTGTACGTGGCCTGCACCCGCGCCTCCCAATTCCTGGCCATCTGCGCGTGA
- a CDS encoding helix-turn-helix domain-containing protein — MPEVIALLISRTIVDGKPITQARLSEATGVPQSSISRILNGHHTAVHLDNMLAFARFWNITLDQLAGLKPLDEREWSPEARKVAEIVDSLDPEGRRAVWEDAEKEKLWRERQIASSPSSPEPQERAA; from the coding sequence ATGCCGGAAGTGATTGCGCTACTGATCTCGCGCACGATTGTCGATGGGAAGCCCATCACCCAAGCACGGCTCTCCGAAGCAACCGGCGTGCCGCAGTCCAGCATCAGCCGCATCCTGAACGGCCATCACACGGCGGTCCATCTCGATAACATGCTGGCGTTCGCACGCTTCTGGAACATCACGCTGGACCAGCTTGCGGGGCTGAAACCCTTGGATGAGCGCGAGTGGTCGCCGGAGGCCCGCAAGGTGGCGGAAATCGTTGACTCCCTCGACCCGGAAGGGAGGCGGGCTGTTTGGGAAGACGCTGAGAAGGAAAAACTCTGGCGGGAAAGGCAAATAGCCTCATCGCCATCATCCCCCGAACCACAGGAGCGGGCAGCCTAA
- a CDS encoding XF1762 family protein, with product MSLEIRPVTFGEAKAFIARHHRHHGPTRSWKFGVGAALGDALVGVIVVGRPVARALDDGFTAEVTRCCTDGTRNACSKLYGTAARICRAMGYRRIVTYTLDTEAGTSLEAAGWTFAAMTQGHREWSCPSRPRATKAPTCAKKRWEKPLFRVVRIAE from the coding sequence ATGAGCCTGGAAATCCGCCCGGTGACATTCGGCGAGGCCAAGGCGTTCATCGCCCGCCACCACCGCCACCATGGGCCCACCCGCTCATGGAAGTTCGGCGTCGGCGCGGCGCTGGGGGATGCCCTGGTGGGCGTCATCGTGGTGGGCCGGCCCGTGGCCCGCGCCCTGGACGACGGATTCACCGCGGAAGTCACGCGCTGCTGCACCGACGGCACCCGCAACGCCTGCTCGAAACTGTATGGCACCGCCGCCCGGATCTGCCGGGCAATGGGCTACCGCCGGATCGTCACCTACACCCTGGACACCGAGGCCGGGACCAGCCTGGAAGCGGCGGGCTGGACCTTCGCGGCCATGACCCAAGGGCACCGGGAATGGTCGTGCCCCTCCCGCCCCAGGGCAACCAAGGCACCGACCTGCGCGAAGAAACGGTGGGAAAAGCCGCTGTTCCGGGTCGTGAGGATAGCTGAATGA
- a CDS encoding Rha family transcriptional regulator: MNDLIHTQNPSITMSSVDISELVESRHDKVKQSIERLAERGVISPPPLGEVKVQRERRTSNAIVSIVGGVPKTTSLIVAETFEKSHAHVLRDIDNLECSPGFRESNFGLTFRDVPGPNNSIRRERMYEMTRDGFTILAMGFTGKSAMEWKEKYIEAFNRLELLAQQPATPSPASSTRISLEIDGDRLTFEGDPRSRTAFHFNDLVIKRLMPDGAKLTPLGEVPKSPQSEEVSPRTAAPKPSQDAGELILYFIGQGGPEGRTPKDLAQRCWAFKKLSPDVRESVMASLLDRGEIVQVPRGRGGRAYIRVEGSTGLDVSASPVKATPGMASGLRVDGRGESP, from the coding sequence ATGAATGATCTTATCCACACCCAAAATCCGTCCATCACCATGTCCAGTGTGGACATTTCCGAGTTGGTCGAATCACGTCATGACAAGGTTAAGCAAAGCATCGAAAGGCTTGCCGAGCGTGGCGTAATCTCACCCCCCCCATTGGGGGAAGTCAAAGTTCAGCGCGAGCGCCGAACCTCGAACGCCATCGTCTCCATAGTCGGCGGCGTCCCTAAGACCACCTCTCTGATCGTCGCCGAGACTTTTGAGAAATCCCATGCTCATGTCTTACGCGACATCGATAACCTGGAATGCTCACCTGGTTTTCGTGAATCCAATTTTGGATTGACGTTCCGCGACGTGCCCGGCCCCAACAACTCGATCCGCCGGGAACGCATGTACGAAATGACCCGCGACGGATTCACGATCCTCGCCATGGGCTTCACCGGCAAGAGCGCCATGGAATGGAAGGAGAAGTACATCGAAGCGTTCAACCGGCTTGAACTCCTGGCCCAGCAGCCAGCTACGCCATCCCCCGCCAGCAGTACGCGCATTTCCCTGGAAATCGACGGGGACCGCCTCACTTTCGAGGGCGATCCCAGAAGCCGGACGGCCTTTCATTTCAACGACTTAGTTATAAAAAGGCTTATGCCGGATGGCGCGAAACTTACCCCATTGGGGGAAGTTCCAAAATCCCCTCAGAGTGAGGAGGTTTCTCCCCGAACCGCCGCGCCCAAGCCCTCCCAGGACGCCGGGGAACTCATCCTGTACTTCATAGGCCAGGGCGGGCCGGAAGGCCGGACCCCCAAGGACTTGGCCCAGCGCTGTTGGGCCTTCAAGAAGCTTTCGCCGGACGTGCGCGAGTCGGTCATGGCGAGCCTACTGGACCGGGGCGAGATCGTCCAGGTTCCCCGAGGGCGCGGGGGCCGGGCCTACATCAGGGTAGAGGGTAGCACCGGGTTGGATGTTAGTGCCTCTCCCGTCAAAGCCACGCCCGGCATGGCTTCCGGCCTTCGGGTAGATGGGAGAGGCGAATCCCCTTAG
- a CDS encoding bifunctional DNA primase/polymerase — MTAPAQQPNLFQAINRLWPVGLDLIWLRERDKAPVQHQWTTQDRKTLSELKQSWRQGYNLGIRLGVRSVLREGVCCVGVDMDVRSDEARHFQEAYAAVEELLEDPGQYPTVLSGRGNGSRHYYAAVEIERLPHTCHFRRSKDTVYDPARKKRVPAWEVDIGSTGRQFVAPGSVHPSGGVYTETVPLDHIPDVPEAFYEALETVPETEIHRAVVIPISAADVDLDALPLPEGIKEKIKSGPAPEDAGRWPSRSEYFFAMLCALAAAGLDDETMCSVATCPAYAMSGKPLGNRKGIRASAMQWVARQIPRARAQAERWRLENRLDVDLSDPANNPGIDEFFDPENIAEMNRQKKYEVVPEAPAQHRPFPCETLNEVAAWLQAEAPEICWQTGQLAAIALASAAASRRYRTEFGDPLNLYTGIVTNSIGLVRHYKPALHRALAEAGCAGMIANGRFSSPGVLYNMLHRSPALLYVSDDYGSQLAFAKRQPSGAHEQTLSIFADIHNAKPIYLNNGQEAGIGKQGERVVIHHPALSILAMISADQLSTVVRASELGRGALEQFLFVLAPEDPAAYTMNDPEPGDVPGWITAHIQAIRLVEQGDDTDLVKDNPAQEPDLRTVRFDAKLDAAYAALMAISDRREARPILLSARAILRRLCAVLAVWANPPHPVVSREILAWASDYVAANVRAFLEAFNILSTDDGKLTQYQQILDYIAQGGAEGRTPKDLSQRCWAFKKLSKEKRAETMDLLVEDGEVAQLPRGRGGKLYVAARFVKEAGAVEAFAEEAGDGGEAA, encoded by the coding sequence ATGACGGCACCGGCCCAGCAACCCAACCTGTTCCAGGCCATCAACCGGCTCTGGCCCGTCGGCCTGGATTTGATCTGGCTCCGGGAGCGCGACAAGGCGCCCGTCCAGCACCAATGGACCACCCAGGACCGCAAGACCCTGTCCGAACTCAAGCAAAGCTGGCGGCAAGGCTACAACCTGGGGATCCGGCTGGGCGTCCGGTCGGTGCTGCGGGAGGGCGTGTGCTGCGTGGGCGTGGACATGGACGTGCGCTCGGACGAGGCCCGCCATTTCCAGGAAGCCTACGCCGCCGTCGAGGAACTGCTGGAAGACCCCGGCCAATACCCGACCGTGCTGTCCGGGCGCGGCAACGGCTCCCGCCACTACTACGCCGCCGTCGAGATCGAGCGGCTGCCCCACACCTGCCACTTCCGGCGCTCCAAGGACACGGTGTACGACCCGGCCCGGAAGAAGCGGGTACCGGCCTGGGAGGTGGACATCGGTTCCACCGGGCGGCAGTTCGTGGCCCCCGGTTCGGTCCATCCGTCGGGGGGCGTCTACACCGAGACCGTGCCCCTCGACCACATCCCGGACGTGCCGGAAGCCTTCTACGAGGCGCTGGAGACCGTCCCGGAAACCGAGATCCACCGCGCCGTCGTCATCCCCATCAGCGCCGCCGACGTGGACCTCGACGCCCTGCCGTTGCCGGAGGGCATCAAGGAAAAGATCAAGTCCGGCCCGGCCCCGGAGGACGCGGGGCGCTGGCCCAGCCGTTCCGAGTATTTCTTCGCCATGCTCTGCGCCCTGGCCGCCGCCGGCCTGGACGACGAGACGATGTGCAGCGTGGCGACATGCCCGGCCTACGCGATGAGCGGGAAGCCGCTGGGGAACCGCAAGGGCATCCGCGCCTCGGCCATGCAATGGGTGGCCCGGCAGATTCCCCGCGCCCGCGCCCAGGCGGAACGCTGGAGGTTGGAAAACCGGCTGGACGTGGACCTCTCCGACCCGGCCAACAATCCGGGCATCGACGAGTTCTTCGATCCCGAGAACATCGCGGAAATGAACCGGCAGAAGAAGTACGAGGTGGTGCCGGAAGCCCCGGCCCAACACAGGCCGTTCCCCTGCGAGACGCTGAACGAGGTGGCGGCGTGGCTGCAAGCGGAAGCCCCGGAAATCTGCTGGCAGACCGGCCAACTGGCCGCGATCGCCCTGGCCAGCGCCGCCGCGAGCCGCCGGTACCGGACGGAGTTCGGCGACCCGTTGAACCTCTACACCGGCATCGTCACCAATTCCATCGGCCTGGTGCGGCACTACAAACCGGCCCTGCACCGCGCCCTGGCCGAAGCCGGATGCGCGGGCATGATCGCCAATGGCCGGTTCTCGTCGCCGGGCGTGCTGTACAACATGCTGCACCGCTCGCCCGCCCTGCTCTACGTCTCGGACGACTATGGCTCCCAGCTCGCGTTCGCCAAGCGCCAGCCGTCGGGGGCGCATGAGCAAACCCTGTCGATCTTCGCCGACATCCACAACGCCAAGCCCATATACCTCAACAACGGGCAGGAGGCCGGGATTGGCAAGCAGGGCGAACGGGTGGTCATCCACCACCCCGCGCTGTCCATCCTGGCCATGATTTCGGCGGACCAACTCTCCACCGTGGTCCGCGCCTCCGAACTCGGGCGCGGCGCCCTCGAACAATTCCTGTTCGTCCTGGCCCCGGAAGATCCCGCCGCCTACACCATGAACGATCCCGAACCCGGCGACGTGCCGGGCTGGATCACCGCCCATATCCAGGCCATCCGCCTGGTCGAGCAAGGCGACGACACCGACCTGGTGAAGGACAACCCCGCGCAAGAGCCGGACCTGAGGACCGTGCGGTTCGACGCCAAGCTCGACGCGGCCTACGCGGCGCTCATGGCGATCTCCGACCGGCGCGAGGCCCGGCCCATCCTGCTGTCGGCACGGGCCATCCTGCGGCGGCTGTGCGCCGTCCTGGCGGTGTGGGCCAACCCGCCCCATCCGGTGGTGTCGCGGGAAATCCTGGCCTGGGCTTCCGATTACGTGGCCGCCAACGTCCGGGCGTTCCTGGAAGCCTTCAACATCCTCAGCACCGACGACGGGAAGCTGACCCAGTACCAGCAAATCCTGGACTACATCGCCCAGGGCGGCGCGGAGGGCCGGACCCCGAAAGACCTGAGCCAGCGCTGTTGGGCCTTCAAGAAGCTCTCCAAGGAAAAGCGGGCCGAGACGATGGACCTGCTGGTGGAGGACGGGGAGGTGGCGCAGTTGCCGAGGGGCCGGGGCGGGAAGCTCTATGTCGCGGCGCGGTTCGTCAAGGAGGCCGGGGCCGTGGAGGCATTCGCGGAGGAAGCCGGGGATGGAGGCGAAGCCGCATGA
- a CDS encoding helix-turn-helix domain-containing protein has product MNLSERIKMAREYAGLDQKGLAEKVGISQQMVSRLETGKADGSSYLIRIAQVCRVHPFWLYDESAEMVDEKLLTEEERKHLQLFREASPKTRRAVENVYEIEKQDGGMSQAPANNNRPQEQAA; this is encoded by the coding sequence ATGAATCTTTCAGAACGAATTAAGATGGCCCGCGAATACGCCGGGCTAGATCAGAAGGGGCTTGCCGAGAAGGTGGGCATTTCCCAGCAAATGGTTTCGCGCTTAGAAACCGGCAAGGCGGATGGATCGTCTTATTTGATTAGGATTGCCCAGGTTTGCAGGGTTCATCCATTTTGGCTATATGACGAAAGCGCTGAGATGGTGGATGAAAAATTACTAACGGAAGAAGAGCGCAAACATTTACAGCTATTCCGGGAGGCAAGCCCAAAGACGAGGCGGGCTGTTGAAAATGTTTATGAAATCGAAAAGCAAGATGGAGGAATGAGCCAAGCTCCGGCCAATAATAACAGGCCACAAGAGCAGGCAGCCTAA
- a CDS encoding ECs_2282 family putative zinc-binding protein, giving the protein MGQNPKIPCPQCGCQTFKVSAKPNRLDDLDGAVCERCNRRLSKHDIDSWLKRQVQDVVSKAFKNLR; this is encoded by the coding sequence ATGGGCCAAAACCCCAAAATCCCTTGCCCTCAATGCGGTTGCCAGACGTTCAAGGTCTCCGCCAAGCCCAATCGGCTGGACGATCTCGACGGAGCCGTCTGCGAGCGTTGTAACCGAAGGCTCTCCAAGCACGATATCGACTCCTGGCTCAAACGACAGGTTCAAGATGTTGTTTCCAAGGCGTTCAAGAATCTCCGGTAA
- a CDS encoding DUF4197 domain-containing protein encodes MRTPNENETLRKAGISQEQWEALKLIVEAVKGMSVTEAQGILGYAGRMLPWFSVTPKALDEQALLGLIQDGVEF; translated from the coding sequence ATGCGAACACCGAACGAGAACGAGACATTACGGAAGGCTGGCATTAGCCAGGAGCAATGGGAAGCCCTCAAACTCATCGTGGAAGCCGTGAAAGGCATGAGCGTGACCGAGGCGCAAGGCATCCTTGGATACGCTGGGCGCATGTTGCCGTGGTTTTCAGTCACTCCCAAAGCCCTGGACGAGCAGGCGCTGCTTGGGCTTATCCAGGACGGGGTTGAGTTTTGA
- a CDS encoding transcriptional regulator yields the protein MNTKNTIIEKAIAAVGSQKELARRIGGKVKQQHIHRWLYLTKRLPAERAIQIETATNGAVTRHELRPDLWPPQDRAA from the coding sequence ATGAACACCAAAAACACAATCATCGAAAAGGCAATCGCCGCCGTCGGCTCCCAAAAAGAGTTAGCTCGGCGTATTGGCGGAAAAGTCAAGCAGCAACACATTCATAGGTGGCTGTACCTCACGAAGCGCCTACCCGCCGAACGCGCCATCCAGATCGAAACCGCCACCAACGGCGCGGTCACGCGCCACGAACTGCGCCCCGACCTTTGGCCCCCCCAAGACCGCGCCGCATAG